AACAAGCCCCTTTCGCCTAGCGAGATATGGAATATCGCGATGTCCAAGGGCTATGACGAACAGCTTGATTCCAAAGGAAAGACGCCGGCGGCTACGCTGTACTCGGCCATCTTCACCAACGCGCGGACGGATCCCGAGTGCCAGCGTCGTTCTGAAAGTGCAGAGATTTCGCCGGTTTGAATATGTAGTC
This DNA window, taken from Phycisphaerae bacterium, encodes the following:
- a CDS encoding winged helix-turn-helix domain-containing protein, with protein sequence MARMTFLGLAEKILREENKPLSPSEIWNIAMSKGYDEQLDSKGKTPAATLYSAIFTNARTDPECQRRSESAEISPV